Within the Flavobacterium sp. CG_23.5 genome, the region AATTATTTTTTACATAAGCAATGGCTGGTTCTTTTTCATTTTTAATGCCTGTTTCTTTTTTAAATCTATCAGTACAGCTTTGTAGCCAATAAACTCAAGATCTTTTGGATTTATTTGCAGAACAAAATTTATCCTTCCCAGTAAGTGTTCCAGATAATTCCTTTGATTGATTTCTTTATACTCGCGATGTTCGTCTATACCAAATTTTTTTATATAGTGCATCGCTTGTCTTAACTCATTGCGTTTATGAAATACAACTTGTGGTTTTTCATTGACCACTATTCCTGTTACAACCTGACGGGTATTGGGTGTCATGAGTTTTGTTTTACTTTTATTGATATGAAAATTCAAATTTTCAACCGTTTCAGTTATTTTTTCGAATAATTCCTTTTCATCAAAATCGCCTGAAAAACTCAAATCGTCGGCGTAACGGGTATATCTTATTTTTCGTTGTTTACAAAAATCGGCAATGGCAACATCAGCATCTTTAAAAATTAAATTAGAAAGTGTTGGACTTGTTGGTGCCCCTTGAGGTAAAGTTTTATCTCGTGTACATAATTTTGCAAGGAGTTGCGATACCATTCGGGAATACCCCATTTCAATAAATATTTTTTCAATTGATTTAACCGAAATGGATGGAAAAAAATTTTCTAAATCTAATGTAAGTACTTTGGGTTGCTTTTTATGAAATTTTAAATTTTCAATAAGAGCGGTATTAGGTTTATATGCTTTTGCAAAAGGACTTACAGGTATTTTATAAAGTATATTTTTTAATATCCAGATTTGTATTTCTTTTAGACTTGGAAGAGGTTCTGATATTGGTCTTTTTGTTCCGTTTTTCTTTGTTATTTCAAAATCCCGATAGAAATATTGAGGATAATAGGATGCTTTTTTAAGATATTTTTTATTATATCCTACAAGATTAGAAAGATGGGAAGTGTTATAAATTACCGGAACTTCATGCGAAAATAACAGCTCAGCATAGTCCAAACAGCGTTGAATATTCTGTTCTGAGTAGCCATTTTTTGAGGCTTCCTGTGTAAAGGTATTTTTGTATTGAGCAAAATCCATAGCGAATAAAATCGTTAATGGAGTAGGGACTATTTTGTCCCTAACCCCAATTAAGAATACCGGTTTAAAAGTTCGGAGCTCTGCGCAGAATCTTTTAAACCTGGTGCTTGAAAAAGCATTCAATTACAGAACAGTGACTCACGGCTCCGTCATTAGCCTCAGCTAAATGAACTGTTTGAGAAATGAACTAAAAAAATAATTCCTTTTGATTTGGAACAAAGATTATTTTTTTGTCCATTTTTGGAATTTTACTTTCTAAATCCTTTCGGATCCATTCCTCTTTTTTCTTGTTTTTTGTTTTATTTATTTCCACTTTTAAAGGTATTATTTTCTTTAAAAAAAACATAACGTTCTTTTTACTAGTGCTTTATATTGATATATTAGCTACATAAAGTTACAAAAAAATAATTTAATGTACTATTTATGGCTTTAATTTTTAATCAATAATTTCTTAATATAAAATTGTAATTATTTTTATTTAGTCATAACAATTTATAACGCTTAAGATTAATTATGGAATCGATTGTAAGGCGTATAAATGACCAATAACTCTATTAATCGGGTACTATAATAAGAAAACCAGTTTCCTAATTTTAAAAATAAATTATTTTTAATTTCAAGATCTTCAGGTGTTATTCTCTGACATTTTGCGATTATTTGGTTGAGTTGCTCGCGATACATTTTTGAAAATTCGGTTGATTTTATTTCAACATTCATTTCCAGACTTCCGTAAGAACTCAAATTATTCAGGTTAAAAGAACCAATAGTGGTCCAATATTCATCAATTACTGCTGCTTTCCCATGCAAAACGGACTCGTTCCATTCATATAATTCAATATTATAACTGAGAA harbors:
- a CDS encoding retron St85 family RNA-directed DNA polymerase; this translates as MDFAQYKNTFTQEASKNGYSEQNIQRCLDYAELLFSHEVPVIYNTSHLSNLVGYNKKYLKKASYYPQYFYRDFEITKKNGTKRPISEPLPSLKEIQIWILKNILYKIPVSPFAKAYKPNTALIENLKFHKKQPKVLTLDLENFFPSISVKSIEKIFIEMGYSRMVSQLLAKLCTRDKTLPQGAPTSPTLSNLIFKDADVAIADFCKQRKIRYTRYADDLSFSGDFDEKELFEKITETVENLNFHINKSKTKLMTPNTRQVVTGIVVNEKPQVVFHKRNELRQAMHYIKKFGIDEHREYKEINQRNYLEHLLGRINFVLQINPKDLEFIGYKAVLIDLKKKQALKMKKNQPLLM